Proteins encoded together in one Sphingomonas radiodurans window:
- the rpmH gene encoding 50S ribosomal protein L34, whose translation MKRTFQPSNLVRARRHGFRARMATVGGRTVIRLRRARGRKKLSA comes from the coding sequence ATGAAGCGGACCTTTCAGCCGAGCAACCTGGTGCGCGCGCGCCGTCACGGCTTCCGCGCACGGATGGCGACGGTCGGCGGCCGCACGGTGATCCGTCTGCGCCGTGCGCGCGGCCGCAAGAAGCTGTCGGCCTAA
- the yihA gene encoding ribosome biogenesis GTP-binding protein YihA/YsxC — MTDPLQHEEGDHSVQPNGEVVPPETTLPTQAPLQEPSHSDEAIELARKIFAGRIEFLKSAPALTFLPDPSVPEIAFAGRSNVGKSSLLNALTGRKSLARTSVTPGRTQELNYFDVGEPLVFRLVDMPGYGFAKAPKDIVRKWRYLVNDFLRGRQVLKRALVLIDARHGIKDVDREILEMLDKAAVSYRMVLTKADKIKASDLAEVTERTIAEARKRPAAHPEIIATSAEKGMGIPELRAAVIESIG, encoded by the coding sequence ATGACCGATCCTCTCCAGCACGAGGAGGGAGACCACTCGGTGCAGCCGAATGGCGAAGTTGTGCCGCCAGAAACGACATTGCCCACGCAAGCTCCCCTCCAGGAGCCTTCTCATTCCGATGAGGCAATTGAACTGGCGCGAAAGATCTTTGCCGGTCGGATCGAGTTCCTGAAGTCTGCCCCTGCCCTTACCTTCCTCCCCGACCCATCGGTGCCGGAAATTGCCTTCGCGGGCCGCTCGAACGTCGGAAAATCATCGCTGCTCAATGCGCTCACGGGGCGCAAGTCGCTCGCGCGCACGTCGGTTACTCCCGGGCGAACGCAGGAGCTCAACTACTTCGACGTCGGCGAGCCGCTCGTGTTTCGACTCGTCGACATGCCCGGCTACGGTTTTGCCAAGGCGCCGAAGGATATCGTTCGTAAATGGCGATATCTGGTCAACGATTTCCTGCGCGGGCGGCAAGTGCTGAAGCGTGCGCTGGTGCTGATCGACGCGCGCCACGGCATCAAGGATGTCGATCGCGAGATCCTCGAGATGCTCGATAAAGCCGCGGTCAGCTATCGTATGGTGCTCACCAAGGCCGACAAGATCAAGGCGAGCGACCTTGCCGAGGTGACCGAGCGGACGATTGCGGAGGCGCGCAAGCGGCCAGCCGCGCACCCCGAGATCATCGCCACCTCTGCGGAAAAGGGAATGGGAATCCCCGAACTGCGCGCCGCGGTGATCGAGTCGATCGGCTGA
- the yidC gene encoding membrane protein insertase YidC, with protein sequence MNKDNQNFVLFAVLAALILFGWPLLQNQFFPVANPPVTKIADGKTTVVPNKAADPTADTPAANRDRAQVLRETPRVQIETPTMHGSINLKGARIDDLVLKNYKETIAKDSPPVRLLSPAGAPEAYFAGFGWRDDGLSPPTADTVWTASSQLLTPGKPVTLTAANAKGQRFAIELSVDDGYMFAIKQTVANGGAGAVPVAAYGLVNRAGISKDPDSWTIHVGPMSVHNDKADYDVNYETVDEGTQKFSTTGGWLGFVDKYWLTALVPDQARPFDGQFRSGASKAYQGDYTSNAQLLQPGRVTSQTSRFFAGAKEVRLLDRYTDSGIAPRLDYAMDWGWFRLVEKPIFYYLDWLFRMLGNFGVAIILLTLTIRLLMFPIAQRQFASMANMRAVQPKMKAIQDRYKDDKPRMQQEIMALYKTEKVNPLAGCAPTLLQIPVFYALYKMLMLTIEMRHQPFVAWIKDLSAPDPLTPVNLFGLLAFTPPAFLAIGIVPILLGISMYFQFKLNPAPMDDTQKQIFSLMPWVLMFVMAPFAVGLQVYWITSNVLTILQQKLLYARHPGLKEAPAK encoded by the coding sequence GTGAACAAAGACAATCAGAATTTCGTGCTGTTCGCGGTGCTGGCGGCACTGATCCTGTTCGGCTGGCCGCTGCTGCAGAACCAGTTCTTCCCGGTCGCCAATCCGCCGGTGACGAAGATCGCAGACGGCAAGACGACGGTCGTTCCGAACAAAGCCGCCGATCCCACCGCCGACACTCCGGCAGCGAACCGCGACCGGGCTCAGGTGCTACGCGAGACGCCGCGGGTGCAGATCGAGACGCCGACAATGCACGGCTCGATCAACCTGAAGGGCGCGCGGATCGACGATCTGGTGCTGAAGAACTACAAGGAGACGATCGCCAAGGACTCGCCGCCGGTGCGGTTGCTGTCGCCAGCGGGTGCGCCAGAGGCGTATTTCGCCGGCTTCGGCTGGCGTGACGATGGGCTTTCCCCACCGACCGCCGATACCGTGTGGACGGCATCGTCGCAGCTGCTGACGCCCGGCAAACCGGTGACGCTTACCGCTGCGAACGCCAAGGGCCAGCGCTTTGCGATCGAGCTGTCGGTTGACGACGGCTATATGTTCGCGATCAAGCAGACGGTGGCGAACGGCGGGGCCGGCGCGGTGCCCGTCGCTGCATACGGCCTCGTCAATCGCGCTGGTATTTCGAAAGATCCGGACAGCTGGACGATCCACGTCGGGCCGATGTCGGTCCACAACGACAAGGCCGATTACGACGTCAACTACGAGACGGTCGACGAGGGTACCCAGAAGTTCTCGACGACCGGCGGCTGGCTCGGTTTCGTCGACAAATACTGGCTGACTGCGCTGGTGCCTGATCAGGCACGGCCGTTCGACGGGCAGTTTCGTTCGGGCGCCAGCAAGGCGTATCAAGGCGATTACACCAGCAACGCACAATTGCTGCAGCCTGGCCGAGTGACCTCGCAAACGAGCCGCTTCTTCGCCGGCGCCAAGGAAGTGCGGTTACTTGATAGATACACCGACAGCGGGATCGCGCCGCGCCTCGATTATGCGATGGACTGGGGTTGGTTCCGGCTCGTCGAGAAGCCGATCTTCTATTATCTCGACTGGCTGTTCCGGATGCTCGGCAATTTCGGCGTGGCGATCATCCTGCTGACGCTGACGATCCGGCTGCTCATGTTCCCGATCGCGCAGCGCCAATTCGCCTCAATGGCGAACATGCGTGCCGTCCAGCCCAAGATGAAGGCGATCCAGGATCGCTACAAGGACGACAAGCCGCGGATGCAGCAGGAGATCATGGCGCTGTATAAGACCGAGAAGGTCAATCCGCTCGCCGGCTGCGCCCCGACGCTGCTCCAGATCCCCGTCTTCTACGCGCTGTACAAGATGCTGATGTTGACGATCGAGATGCGGCACCAGCCGTTCGTCGCGTGGATCAAGGATTTGTCGGCGCCCGATCCGCTGACGCCGGTGAACCTTTTCGGCCTGCTCGCCTTTACCCCGCCGGCGTTCCTCGCGATCGGCATCGTTCCGATCCTGCTGGGCATCAGCATGTACTTCCAGTTCAAGCTAAACCCGGCGCCGATGGACGACACGCAGAAGCAGATCTTCTCGCTAATGCCCTGGGTGCTGATGTTCGTGATGGCGCCGTTCGCAGTTGGCCTGCAGGTGTATTGGATCACCTCTAACGTGCTGACGATCCTGCAGCAGAAGCTGCTCTACGCTCGACATCCGGGCCTTAAGGAAGCCCCCGCGAAATGA
- the rnpA gene encoding ribonuclease P protein component yields the protein MAANAGRRAPMPGFVLLVRPRDDGDATIRIGYTVTKKIGNSVVRNRMKRRLRALARELLPTQGVAGADHVLIGRNGGIERDFDSLRRELGKALGKVAR from the coding sequence TTGGCGGCGAATGCCGGGCGCCGGGCGCCGATGCCGGGCTTCGTGCTGCTGGTGCGCCCGCGTGACGACGGCGATGCGACGATCCGGATCGGCTACACCGTCACCAAGAAGATCGGCAACTCGGTGGTACGCAACCGCATGAAGCGGCGGTTGCGGGCGCTGGCGCGCGAGTTGCTGCCGACGCAGGGCGTGGCGGGTGCGGATCACGTGCTGATCGGCCGCAACGGCGGGATCGAACGCGATTTCGACAGCTTGCGGCGTGAGCTGGGCAAGGCGCTTGGCAAGGTCGCGCGGTGA
- the yidD gene encoding membrane protein insertion efficiency factor YidD yields the protein MIARLLILLARGWQLGPSLILPPSCRYQPSCSAYAIEALHRYGAARGSWLAAKRIARCGPWGGHGYDPVP from the coding sequence GTGATCGCCCGGTTGCTGATCCTGCTGGCGCGCGGGTGGCAATTGGGGCCGTCGCTGATCTTGCCACCGTCGTGTCGGTATCAGCCGAGCTGTTCCGCCTATGCAATCGAGGCGCTTCACCGCTATGGCGCCGCGCGGGGCAGTTGGCTCGCAGCGAAGCGGATCGCACGCTGCGGCCCGTGGGGCGGTCACGGCTATGATCCGGTCCCATGA